One Yimella lutea DNA window includes the following coding sequences:
- a CDS encoding alpha/beta hydrolase: protein MERREIGPGVGRVRPTLILPDRRATEPRGVVLMLHGGDVEGVEARSTFDPSPLPVRVAAAGIARRRPDLAVVRLLNAVGGWNDRVMSPVADARWALMRIGQLYPDLPVAVVGHSMGGRTAFELVDEPDVRAVIGLAPWLADGYDEKRFLGTPVMVMHGRLDNVTDPDASADLVRRIRIDGGSATYRSVPDWHTLMFRPAGWHREVASFLHHYLVGDGGDQPRNA from the coding sequence GTGGAGCGACGGGAGATCGGCCCGGGCGTCGGTCGCGTCAGGCCGACGCTGATCCTTCCCGACCGACGTGCGACCGAGCCCCGGGGCGTCGTGCTGATGCTGCACGGCGGCGACGTGGAGGGGGTCGAGGCGCGCAGCACGTTCGACCCATCACCGCTGCCGGTGCGGGTGGCCGCGGCCGGGATCGCCCGCCGTCGACCAGACCTGGCAGTCGTCCGGCTCCTCAATGCCGTCGGAGGCTGGAACGATAGGGTGATGTCCCCGGTCGCCGATGCGCGATGGGCACTCATGCGTATCGGACAGCTCTATCCCGATCTTCCGGTCGCGGTCGTCGGTCACTCGATGGGCGGCCGCACCGCGTTCGAACTCGTGGACGAGCCGGACGTCCGGGCGGTCATCGGCCTGGCACCGTGGTTGGCCGACGGGTATGACGAGAAGCGTTTCCTCGGCACTCCCGTAATGGTCATGCACGGACGCCTCGACAACGTCACCGATCCGGACGCGTCCGCAGACCTGGTCCGCCGCATCCGCATCGACGGCGGCAGCGCGACGTACCGCAGCGTGCCCGACTGGCACACGCTGATGTTCCGGCCGGCCGGCTGGCACCGCGAGGTCGCTTCTTTCCTGCACCACTACCTGGTGGGCGACGGCGGCGACCAGCCCAGGAATGCGTAG
- a CDS encoding ABC transporter ATP-binding protein — protein sequence MLSRLVIAHLKRYPRLTGALVLLQLLSVAASLYLPSLNADVIDKGVTVGDTGYIWRTGGWMLLVSLVQVFAAIGAAYVAAKLAMFYGRDTRGSLFARVGEFSAREVNRFGAPTLITRGTNDVQQVQMVVLMGATLMIAAPIMMIGGVVMALQESVSLSWLIVVAVIVLGVTISLIIRQLVPGFRQVQVKLDGVNRILREHLSGVRVIRAFTRERFEQQRFTEANEDLTGLLIRTGRLMSALFPVVFLVMNLSTTAVWWFGGHQVGDGSLQIGALTAYMTYLMQILMAVMMATFMFMMIPRASVSAERIVEVLDTEPSVMPPANPLTPDDGRGVVELRDVSMSYPGADVPVLQDVSVRGTPGQTIAIIGATGSGKTTLLSLIARLFDATSGEVLVDDVDVRELDPQLLWGRVGIVPQKAYLFTGTVASNLRYGDPDASDEQLWEALRIAQAADFVQELDGGLDAPVSQGGTNFSGGQRQRLCIARALVSRANIYLFDDSFSALDLRTDRALRTALAPYVRNSTVFLVAQRVSTIRDADQIIVLEDGRVVGHGRHEELLRDCTEYQEICASQRIEDAA from the coding sequence GTGCTCTCCCGTCTCGTCATCGCTCACCTGAAGCGGTATCCGCGCCTGACCGGCGCCCTCGTCCTGCTGCAGTTGCTGAGCGTCGCGGCCTCGCTCTACCTGCCTTCGCTCAACGCCGACGTCATTGACAAGGGGGTCACCGTCGGCGACACCGGATACATCTGGCGTACGGGCGGCTGGATGCTGCTGGTGTCGTTGGTACAGGTGTTCGCCGCCATCGGGGCGGCCTATGTCGCAGCGAAGCTGGCGATGTTCTACGGGCGCGACACCCGGGGTTCGTTGTTCGCGCGGGTCGGTGAGTTCTCGGCTCGTGAGGTGAACCGTTTCGGGGCGCCCACCCTCATCACTCGGGGCACCAACGACGTCCAGCAGGTGCAGATGGTGGTGCTGATGGGCGCCACGCTGATGATCGCCGCGCCGATCATGATGATCGGCGGCGTGGTGATGGCGTTGCAGGAATCAGTGTCGTTGTCCTGGCTCATCGTGGTCGCGGTGATCGTCCTCGGCGTCACGATCTCGTTGATCATCCGGCAACTCGTGCCCGGCTTCCGGCAGGTGCAGGTCAAGCTCGACGGCGTCAACCGGATCCTGCGCGAGCACCTGTCCGGCGTCCGGGTGATCCGTGCGTTCACCCGTGAGCGCTTCGAGCAGCAACGCTTCACCGAGGCCAACGAAGACCTCACCGGGTTGCTGATCCGCACCGGGCGGCTGATGTCGGCGCTGTTCCCCGTTGTGTTCCTGGTGATGAACCTGTCGACCACCGCGGTGTGGTGGTTCGGTGGTCATCAGGTCGGCGACGGGTCCCTGCAGATCGGTGCCCTGACGGCCTACATGACCTACCTGATGCAGATTCTGATGGCGGTCATGATGGCCACCTTCATGTTCATGATGATCCCGCGTGCGTCGGTGTCGGCCGAGCGCATCGTGGAGGTGCTCGACACGGAGCCGTCGGTGATGCCGCCGGCGAACCCGCTGACGCCGGACGATGGCCGTGGTGTGGTCGAGTTGCGTGACGTCTCGATGTCCTACCCCGGTGCGGATGTCCCTGTGCTGCAGGACGTTTCGGTGCGCGGAACTCCCGGCCAGACGATCGCGATCATCGGCGCGACCGGATCGGGCAAGACGACGCTGCTGTCACTGATCGCCCGGTTGTTCGACGCGACCTCGGGTGAGGTGCTGGTGGACGACGTCGACGTGCGGGAGCTCGACCCGCAACTGCTGTGGGGACGCGTCGGCATCGTCCCGCAGAAGGCGTACCTGTTCACCGGCACCGTCGCGTCCAACCTTCGGTACGGCGACCCGGACGCGTCCGACGAGCAACTGTGGGAAGCGCTGCGCATCGCGCAGGCGGCCGACTTCGTGCAGGAACTCGACGGCGGGCTCGACGCACCGGTCAGCCAGGGCGGCACCAACTTCTCCGGGGGCCAACGGCAGCGGCTGTGCATCGCGCGCGCCCTGGTCAGCCGGGCCAACATCTACCTGTTCGACGACAGCTTCTCCGCGCTCGACCTGCGCACCGACCGCGCCCTTCGAACCGCGCTCGCGCCGTACGTCCGAAACAGCACGGTCTTCCTTGTCGCCCAACGGGTTTCGACCATCCGGGATGCGGATCAGATCATCGTGCTGGAGGACGGCCGAGTGGTCGGGCACGGACGTCACGAGGAGTTGTTGCGTGACTGTACCGAGTACCAGGAGATCTGCGCCTCGCAGCGGATCGAGGACGCGGCATGA
- the dcd gene encoding dCTP deaminase — protein sequence MLLSDRDILAQIDAGRVVLDPWDAGMVQPSSVDIRLDKFFRLFDNHKYPYIDPSEEQDELTRLVESEPDEPFVLHPGEFVLGSTFETITLPDDVAARVEGKSSLGRLGLLTHATAGFVDPGFSGHVTLELSNVATLPIKLWPGMKIGQLCFFQLSSPAENPYGSEKYGSHYQGQRGPTASRSYKNFHRTQV from the coding sequence GTGCTCCTCTCCGATCGCGACATCCTGGCCCAGATCGACGCCGGCCGCGTCGTCCTCGACCCGTGGGACGCAGGGATGGTGCAGCCGTCCAGCGTCGACATCCGGCTCGACAAGTTCTTCCGGTTGTTCGACAACCACAAGTACCCCTACATCGACCCCAGCGAGGAGCAGGACGAGCTGACCCGGCTGGTCGAGTCCGAGCCGGACGAGCCCTTCGTGTTGCACCCCGGTGAGTTCGTTCTCGGCTCCACCTTCGAGACGATCACGCTGCCCGACGATGTCGCCGCCCGTGTCGAGGGCAAGTCGAGCCTGGGGCGTCTCGGTCTGCTCACACACGCCACCGCCGGCTTCGTCGACCCGGGGTTCAGCGGCCACGTAACTCTCGAACTCAGCAACGTCGCGACCCTGCCGATCAAGCTGTGGCCCGGGATGAAGATCGGTCAGTTGTGCTTCTTCCAGTTGTCGAGCCCGGCCGAAAATCCTTACGGCAGTGAGAAATACGGCTCGCACTACCAGGGTCAGCGTGGACCGACGGCCAGCCGGTCGTACAAGAACTTCCACCGCACGCAGGTCTAG
- a CDS encoding ABC transporter permease → MILEKVWQWLTDGVNWSGPNGIPMRLQEHVIYSLLTVLIAAAIAIPLGTWIAHTGKGKWLVTAANAARAVPSLGLLFVAAMFAGPRLSGDLAYTAPSIVVLVILAIPPIVAGAYAGVSEVDPAARDAAKGMGMTGGQVFTRVELPNALPLIFSGLRSATLQVIATATIAAAVSLGGLGRYLIDGLAQSKYEVMVGGSLLVALLALAVDLLFALIQRTVVSPGLTGRSGRRSARSQRKALEATGSAR, encoded by the coding sequence ATGATTCTGGAGAAGGTCTGGCAGTGGTTGACCGACGGCGTCAACTGGTCAGGGCCCAATGGCATCCCGATGCGGTTGCAGGAACACGTCATCTACAGCCTCCTCACCGTGTTGATCGCTGCTGCGATCGCCATTCCGCTCGGCACCTGGATCGCCCACACCGGCAAGGGCAAGTGGCTGGTCACGGCCGCGAACGCAGCCCGTGCGGTCCCGTCCCTGGGTCTGCTGTTCGTGGCCGCCATGTTCGCCGGCCCGCGCCTGAGCGGCGACCTCGCCTACACCGCCCCCTCGATCGTCGTCCTGGTCATCCTCGCCATCCCCCCGATCGTCGCCGGCGCGTACGCCGGCGTCAGTGAGGTCGATCCTGCGGCCCGGGACGCCGCCAAGGGCATGGGTATGACCGGCGGGCAGGTCTTCACCCGGGTCGAACTGCCGAACGCGCTTCCGTTGATCTTCTCCGGTCTGCGCAGCGCCACTTTGCAGGTGATCGCCACCGCGACCATCGCTGCTGCGGTCTCGCTCGGCGGCCTCGGCCGCTACCTCATCGACGGCCTGGCGCAGAGCAAGTACGAGGTGATGGTCGGCGGATCGTTGCTGGTCGCACTGCTCGCCCTCGCCGTCGACCTGCTCTTCGCGCTGATCCAGCGCACGGTCGTCTCGCCCGGTCTCACCGGCCGCTCCGGACGACGATCGGCCCGTTCGCAACGCAAGGCCCTCGAAGCCACAGGGAGTGCCCGATGA
- a CDS encoding LamB/YcsF family protein — MTSPVTSIDLNADLGESFGRWTLGDDKAMLGVITSANIACGFHAGDPATLLRTCQQAVHADVVIGAQVGYRDLAGFGRRFIDIAPDELMADVLFQIGALDGLARSVGGRVAYVKPHGALYNAVVHDEAQARAVVDAVATYRNCEQTSLPIMGLPGSVVLRIAQGEGLRAVTETFADRAYTPQGTLVPRSQPRAVLHDPEEIAERVVRMATRGRVTANDGTEIGVTAESVCVHGDSPGAVEIATRVRAALTEAGVDLRPFVR, encoded by the coding sequence ATGACCTCACCCGTGACCTCGATCGACCTCAACGCCGACCTCGGTGAGTCCTTCGGCCGGTGGACTCTCGGCGACGACAAGGCGATGCTCGGTGTCATCACCTCCGCGAACATCGCCTGCGGTTTCCATGCCGGCGACCCGGCCACCTTGCTGCGCACCTGTCAGCAGGCCGTCCACGCAGATGTTGTGATCGGCGCACAGGTGGGATACCGCGACCTCGCCGGATTCGGGCGCAGGTTCATCGACATCGCTCCGGACGAGTTGATGGCCGACGTGCTGTTCCAGATCGGCGCCCTGGACGGCCTGGCGCGGTCGGTCGGCGGACGGGTCGCCTATGTGAAGCCGCATGGAGCCCTCTACAACGCGGTCGTCCACGACGAAGCACAAGCACGGGCCGTCGTGGACGCGGTTGCGACGTACCGCAATTGCGAGCAGACGAGCCTGCCGATCATGGGGCTGCCGGGGTCGGTGGTGCTGCGCATCGCGCAGGGCGAAGGTCTGCGGGCGGTCACCGAGACGTTCGCCGACCGCGCGTACACCCCGCAGGGGACTCTCGTTCCCCGCTCCCAGCCGAGGGCTGTCCTGCATGATCCGGAAGAAATCGCGGAGCGTGTCGTCCGGATGGCCACCCGGGGGCGGGTGACCGCGAACGACGGCACGGAGATCGGCGTCACCGCCGAGTCGGTCTGCGTGCACGGCGACTCCCCCGGTGCGGTCGAGATCGCGACCCGGGTGCGCGCAGCCCTCACCGAGGCCGGTGTCGACCTGCGCCCGTTCGTCCGATGA
- a CDS encoding 5-oxoprolinase subunit B family protein, with product MIRLLPCGDRAILVDLDDARERRDFDAALRAEIAAGRLADEIIEHVPAARTVLVRLRDPRHRGSVETALHSLEVGAACVEDQSSGEVAVPVHYDGADLQALAHQLGVRPAELVEWHTATPWLVDFTGFAPGFGYLVREPVGSPLDDVEIPRLDSPRTRIPAGAVALAGRWSAVYPSASPGGWQLIGGTDLPIWDVDCDPPGLFRPGVRVRFEVMP from the coding sequence ATGATCCGGCTCCTGCCGTGCGGCGACCGCGCGATCCTGGTCGATCTCGACGACGCCCGCGAGCGCCGCGACTTCGATGCAGCACTTCGCGCCGAGATCGCCGCCGGCCGGTTAGCCGACGAGATCATCGAGCATGTTCCGGCGGCACGGACGGTGTTGGTTCGCCTGCGTGACCCCCGACATCGCGGCTCGGTCGAGACTGCGCTGCACAGCCTCGAAGTCGGTGCCGCTTGCGTCGAAGACCAGTCATCGGGCGAAGTAGCCGTGCCGGTCCACTACGACGGTGCGGACCTACAAGCACTCGCCCATCAGCTCGGGGTCAGGCCCGCCGAACTCGTCGAGTGGCACACCGCAACTCCCTGGCTGGTCGACTTCACCGGATTCGCACCGGGATTCGGTTATCTCGTGCGCGAGCCAGTGGGCTCGCCGCTGGACGATGTCGAGATCCCGCGGCTCGACTCACCTCGTACGCGTATCCCCGCCGGCGCAGTGGCCCTCGCCGGACGGTGGAGTGCGGTCTACCCGAGCGCGTCCCCGGGCGGCTGGCAACTGATCGGGGGCACCGACCTGCCGATCTGGGACGTGGACTGCGATCCGCCCGGGCTGTTCCGGCCGGGCGTCCGAGTGCGCTTCGAGGTGATGCCGTGA
- a CDS encoding ABC transporter ATP-binding protein encodes MIRFEQVVKSFGDKNIAVDHLDLEAPTGQITCLVGPSGCGKTTTLRMINRMIEPTSGTITIDDRNIADVAAPELRRGIGYVIQHGGLFPHQTVLENVGTVPKLLGWDKQKIRNRSREVLELVGLPGDFADRYPSQLSGGQQQRVGVARALAADPPVMLMDEPFSAVDPMVRDQLQDEFLRLQDELDKTIVFVTHDIDEAMKLGDNVAVMRVGGKLAQMASPEYLLAHPIDDFVADFVGRDRGYRSLSFQNSPRFPLMSEPTVELGATVEQARAATNGRWLLVVEDGKPQGWIEPARIQSAIEPSMLHRGGTVARSGGPLRTSLDAALSSPSRRGIIVDDDGRLAGTVRAYEVLRAIEETDRVEVDPDDVAPEHANGRT; translated from the coding sequence ATGATCCGCTTCGAGCAGGTGGTGAAGTCGTTCGGCGACAAGAACATCGCCGTCGACCACCTTGACCTGGAGGCCCCCACGGGCCAGATCACCTGCCTCGTCGGCCCGTCCGGCTGCGGCAAGACGACCACGCTGCGCATGATCAATCGGATGATCGAACCCACCTCGGGCACGATCACGATCGACGACCGCAACATCGCCGACGTCGCTGCTCCCGAACTTCGCCGCGGCATCGGGTACGTCATTCAGCACGGCGGACTGTTCCCGCATCAGACGGTGCTGGAGAACGTCGGCACCGTGCCGAAACTACTCGGCTGGGACAAGCAGAAGATTCGCAATCGTAGCCGCGAGGTGCTCGAACTCGTCGGTCTGCCAGGCGATTTCGCCGACCGGTATCCGTCGCAGCTGTCCGGTGGGCAGCAGCAGCGCGTCGGCGTGGCCCGGGCGCTGGCCGCCGATCCGCCGGTGATGCTGATGGACGAACCGTTCAGTGCCGTCGACCCGATGGTCCGCGACCAGCTGCAGGACGAGTTCCTTCGGCTGCAGGACGAACTCGACAAGACGATCGTCTTCGTGACCCACGACATCGACGAGGCGATGAAGCTCGGCGACAACGTCGCCGTGATGCGCGTGGGCGGCAAACTCGCCCAGATGGCTTCGCCGGAGTACCTGCTCGCCCACCCGATCGACGATTTCGTCGCGGACTTCGTGGGACGCGACCGCGGGTACCGGTCACTCAGCTTCCAGAACTCCCCGCGGTTCCCACTGATGAGCGAACCCACCGTCGAACTCGGTGCCACCGTCGAGCAGGCGCGTGCCGCGACGAACGGCCGCTGGCTGCTCGTGGTCGAAGACGGCAAACCGCAGGGGTGGATCGAGCCGGCGCGTATTCAGAGCGCCATCGAACCCTCGATGCTGCACCGTGGTGGCACCGTCGCCCGCTCGGGCGGCCCGCTGCGCACGAGTCTGGACGCCGCACTGTCCTCGCCGTCTCGCCGCGGCATCATCGTCGACGACGACGGACGCCTGGCCGGCACCGTCCGCGCCTACGAGGTGCTGCGCGCGATCGAGGAAACCGATCGTGTCGAGGTCGACCCGGACGACGTCGCGCCGGAACACGCGAACGGCCGCACGTGA
- a CDS encoding ABC transporter substrate-binding protein → MTTRTFRRRAALSAALVLSLSGCGLSGDALDSGSGGGDCKVEKPKEAPIKVGSADFPESSLIAEVYAGALQAKGIRASTTDPIGAREAYLKALGDGSVQVVPEYTGSLLTFVDENSKEKDPQEVYAALLTSLPCNQLALQPSRAEDSNEMVVTKATADKWQLKTISDLAKHANEITIAAPSEFQGREQGLLGLKRTYNLTPKSFRPLASAAVVEALKNNQAQAGNIFSTDPSIKVNNFVVLQDDKKLFGADQVVPLVAKSAATPKMQVALNAVSAKLTTDKLAEMLKQVVVDKKSAKAVAKTFLQAEGLA, encoded by the coding sequence ATGACCACACGTACGTTCCGCCGACGCGCCGCGCTGAGCGCCGCCCTCGTCCTCTCGCTGTCGGGGTGTGGGCTGTCCGGTGACGCGCTCGACTCCGGTTCCGGCGGTGGTGACTGCAAGGTCGAGAAGCCCAAGGAGGCACCGATCAAGGTCGGTTCGGCCGACTTCCCCGAGTCCTCGCTGATCGCCGAGGTGTACGCGGGGGCCCTGCAGGCCAAGGGGATTCGCGCTTCTACCACTGACCCGATCGGTGCGCGTGAGGCCTACCTCAAGGCGCTCGGGGACGGTTCGGTGCAGGTGGTGCCGGAGTACACCGGCTCGTTGTTGACCTTCGTCGACGAGAACTCGAAGGAGAAGGACCCGCAGGAGGTGTACGCCGCTCTGCTGACCTCGCTGCCGTGCAACCAACTCGCGTTGCAGCCCTCCCGTGCCGAGGACTCCAACGAGATGGTGGTCACCAAGGCCACCGCCGACAAATGGCAACTGAAGACCATCTCCGATCTGGCCAAGCACGCGAACGAGATCACGATCGCCGCGCCCTCGGAGTTCCAGGGCCGTGAGCAGGGACTGCTGGGGCTGAAGCGCACCTACAACCTGACCCCGAAGTCGTTCCGCCCGCTCGCCTCGGCCGCTGTCGTGGAGGCGCTGAAGAACAACCAGGCGCAGGCAGGCAACATCTTCTCCACCGACCCGTCCATCAAGGTCAACAATTTCGTCGTGCTCCAGGACGACAAGAAGCTGTTCGGCGCCGACCAGGTCGTGCCGCTGGTGGCCAAGTCCGCAGCCACGCCCAAGATGCAGGTGGCCCTCAACGCGGTCTCGGCCAAGCTCACCACCGACAAGCTGGCCGAGATGCTGAAGCAGGTCGTCGTCGACAAGAAGAGCGCGAAGGCTGTCGCGAAAACCTTCCTGCAGGCCGAGGGGTTGGCCTGA
- the aroQ gene encoding type II 3-dehydroquinate dehydratase: MSDVLLVLNGPNLNLLGQRDPQQYGTTTLADIEASVRERAGEHGLDVDFRQSNHEGELVDWIQQSRTSAAGIVINPAAYTHTSVAIRDALEIVTCPVVEVHMSNIHQREPFRHHSYVSAVADGVIAGLGAHGYVLAVDAVATLRAHP, translated from the coding sequence ATGAGTGACGTCCTGCTGGTGCTCAACGGGCCCAACCTCAACCTGCTCGGGCAGCGCGACCCGCAGCAGTACGGCACCACGACCCTCGCCGACATCGAGGCGTCCGTCCGTGAGCGTGCCGGTGAACACGGCCTGGACGTCGACTTCCGGCAGAGTAACCACGAGGGCGAACTCGTCGACTGGATCCAGCAGTCGCGGACGTCGGCGGCGGGCATCGTCATCAACCCTGCCGCGTACACGCACACCTCGGTCGCGATCAGGGACGCCTTGGAGATCGTCACCTGCCCGGTGGTCGAGGTGCACATGTCGAACATCCACCAGCGAGAGCCCTTCCGGCACCACTCCTACGTATCGGCGGTGGCGGACGGTGTCATCGCCGGACTCGGCGCGCACGGCTACGTCCTGGCCGTGGACGCCGTGGCAACCCTGCGCGCCCACCCCTGA
- a CDS encoding biotin-dependent carboxyltransferase family protein: MTLIVESVGPQATVQDLGRPGYADVGVPTGGAADRGALTLANRLVGNPDGACGLELLMGNAVLLAEEPVVVAVTGAPACVSSDDRAMPFGEAFLLQEGDRLRIGTPVAGLRTYVGVRGGIDEPRTLGSRSTSPTANIGPEPLRSGRRLPVADAPDSVVPQPFPGQYAWTNPVTVRVLLGPRDDWFTDDAVRILLQQKWTTSSDLDRVGVRLDGPPLERSRSGELASEGMVRGAIQVPANGQPVVFLADHPTTGGYPVIAVVTDADTDRLAQLRPGDTVRFTL; encoded by the coding sequence GTGACGTTGATCGTCGAGTCCGTCGGTCCGCAGGCCACCGTCCAGGACCTCGGTCGTCCCGGATACGCCGACGTCGGCGTACCGACCGGCGGCGCCGCAGACCGAGGAGCACTCACTCTGGCCAACCGGCTGGTCGGCAATCCGGACGGAGCCTGTGGACTCGAACTCCTGATGGGCAACGCCGTCCTGCTCGCCGAGGAGCCGGTCGTCGTCGCCGTCACCGGTGCACCCGCTTGCGTCAGCTCTGACGACCGCGCGATGCCGTTCGGCGAAGCCTTCCTGCTGCAGGAGGGCGATCGCCTGCGAATCGGTACTCCGGTCGCGGGGTTACGCACCTATGTCGGCGTCCGAGGCGGCATCGACGAACCCCGAACACTCGGCAGTCGCAGCACCTCACCGACTGCGAACATCGGACCGGAACCACTCCGATCCGGCCGCCGATTGCCGGTCGCAGATGCGCCCGACTCGGTTGTGCCGCAACCCTTCCCGGGTCAGTACGCCTGGACGAATCCGGTGACCGTCCGCGTCCTGCTCGGTCCACGGGACGACTGGTTCACCGACGACGCAGTGCGCATTCTGCTGCAGCAGAAATGGACGACCAGCAGCGATCTCGATCGGGTGGGCGTCCGCCTGGACGGACCGCCGCTCGAGCGCAGCCGCTCCGGTGAACTCGCCAGCGAGGGCATGGTGCGTGGCGCGATCCAGGTGCCTGCGAACGGTCAGCCCGTCGTCTTTCTCGCCGACCACCCGACCACCGGCGGCTACCCGGTCATCGCGGTCGTGACGGACGCCGACACCGACCGGCTCGCTCAACTGCGCCCCGGCGACACCGTCCGCTTCACCCTCTGA
- a CDS encoding ABC transporter permease: MNYALDNWSDILHRAWQHTLLAGIPLVLGLLIALPLGWLAHSRPRWRNVLVAGSGLLYTIPSLALFIVMPIILGTKILSAWNVIAAMTIYTVALLVRTVTDALDAVPSTVTQAATAMGMTRLKRLFKVDLPLATPVISSGMRVAAVSNVSIVSVASLIGVPQLGYYLTSGYQRQYWDEIFVGIVACLVLALVFDAVIQLIARLLTPWQRVVTR; the protein is encoded by the coding sequence GTGAATTACGCCCTCGACAACTGGTCCGACATCCTGCATCGGGCGTGGCAGCACACGCTGCTCGCCGGGATTCCGCTCGTGCTCGGACTCCTGATCGCACTGCCGCTCGGTTGGCTCGCGCACAGCCGTCCGCGCTGGCGCAATGTGCTGGTGGCCGGGTCCGGTCTGCTGTACACGATCCCGTCCCTGGCACTGTTCATCGTGATGCCGATCATTCTGGGCACCAAGATCCTGTCCGCGTGGAATGTCATCGCCGCGATGACGATCTACACCGTCGCACTGCTCGTCCGCACCGTCACCGACGCGCTCGACGCCGTCCCGTCGACGGTGACACAGGCGGCGACGGCCATGGGGATGACGCGGCTCAAGCGACTGTTCAAGGTCGACCTGCCGCTGGCGACGCCGGTCATCTCCTCCGGCATGCGGGTCGCGGCGGTCAGCAATGTCAGCATCGTCAGCGTGGCCTCACTGATCGGCGTACCCCAACTCGGGTACTACCTCACCAGCGGCTACCAGCGTCAGTACTGGGACGAGATCTTCGTCGGGATCGTCGCCTGCCTGGTGCTCGCGCTCGTCTTCGACGCAGTGATCCAGTTGATCGCCCGGCTGCTCACCCCCTGGCAACGGGTGGTGACGCGATGA